The stretch of DNA TTTCTTTTTCTTTTATATACTGTAGCTCCAGCTAAAAGTAATGATATTCCCATTACTCCTAAGCTTACACCAGCTGTTCCAGTTGCAGGTAATTTTCCACCTGTTGAATTATTATTATTTCCGTTACCTGATTTTGCAATTAAACCCTTCATAGCTGAATCTAATTCTTTTTCTGCATTAGCGATTTCTTCAGCTGTTGCATCTTCCTTAGCCATAATAGTCTTTGCAAATGCTAATTTGTCTTCTAATACCTTCCAAGAATCCTTTGTATAATCTTTAGAATTTAACTTTCCTGTTTGATTTATTAAGTCTTGTAGCTTATCTTTACTTGGTTTTAATCTTAAGTCTAATAAAGCCTTAACTAATTTTGTATAAGCTTCATTTACTTCATTTACTAAATCATTTTCATCTTCTATTACTAAATTAGCTTCTTCTAAAACTTTTTGTAAATTGTCCCAAGTTGCTTTAATATATTCTTTTTCTTCTAAGGCATTAATCTTTTCAACTAGCTTTATTAATTCTTTTTTATCTCCTTTTTCAAAAGATAACATATGCATAGCTTTACTTAATCTATCAAAAGCTTTATCTATAGCTTCTTGTGTAAGATTTTCATCTAATAACACCTTTTCAGCTTCCACTAAAGCAGTTTTAAATTCATTTGCTACTGCTGGTACAACTTTTGAAAGCTCTGCTTCTGTTACATCTTTAGCTACTGATACCGCAATTTCTAAATGTTTTTTAAATACCTCTGTTGGCTTTTCTCCTTCTACTAAAGAATCTATAGCATTTCTTAAAGAGCTTTCTGCATCAACAACGGTTTTTCTATTTGCAGTTTCATTTGCTAGAACTTCATTAGCTACCTTTAATGCCTCTTTTAAAACATTAAAGCTTTCTTCTGTATAATCTTTTTCGTTATACTTACTAGCTTCTTCAATTAAATCAGATAAAGTAGTCTTATTTAAAGGAATTATATTATCATAAGATTCCTTTAACTTATTGTAACGATAATCTACTTCATCTTGTGTAGCTGCATCATTAGATATAATAGCATTTGCTTCTATTACATCTTGTTTAAAGTCTTGTAGATTCGTATCATTTACATAATCTTCTTCATTAACATTCTTTACTTCTTCTAAAAGAGCTGTTAATTTACTCTTATCAACACCATTAATAGGAACTAACTTTTCCTTTGCCTTATTTAATTCGTTAATAGCATTATTTAATTCAATAATTGTAATATTAGTATTTTCTACTAATGCTTCTGCAGTAGATATAGCTTTTTCAAAGGCTTTCCAATTATCATCTTGCTTATATTCATCTGCATTAACATTTTTCATATTTGCAATTACAGCCTTAAGTTCATTTATTTCAGCTGTAGTTGCATAGCGTACTAATGAATCCTTAGCACTATTTAAGTCATTATAAGCATTTTTAATTTCTTCTTCAGTTGCAGTATCATTTGCTATAACAACGTCTGCACTTTGTATCTTTTCTTGTAATTTACCAAAGCTTTCTTCTGTGTAATTTTTAGAATCTAAAGCTTTTAACTCATTTACTAATGCTTTTAAAGTTTCTTTTGATATATTTACAATTTCATCAACACAAAGATTATCTATTATTATACTACTATCATTATTTTTTCTTACCTCTAAATAATAATCATCATAATCTCCTGTAGTAAATTCTAATACTGCATTTCCTCTATTATTTAAATCAACAACTTTTAAAGTTTCCTTTTCAGTATCTCCAGCTTCTTTTGCTTTATCTGATTTAATAGCTGCGGTAAAGCCTTGATTTCTATAAGTTATATAATCGAATCCAACTTTATAAGCAGTGTTTGGCTTAAATCTAACTGTAGCTGGAATAGTTCTCATATAATCTCCACTACGTACCTTAAGTGAGTATTTACCTGATATAGTATCATCAGTATAAGGTTCATTAGTTTCTGATAAGTGAGAGTTATCAGATTCAGTTGATACAAATGCTCCAAATCCAAAATCAACATTTTCAAAGTCTTCAAATAGATAATGTTCTCCTTGATTTGTTAATCCAACCTTCATAATTCTAACATCATCAATATTTACCCAAGAATTATTATCTCCTCCATCTGCCTTTAACTTAATTGTTGCAGCTTTTGAGCCTTCTGGAACAGTAAAGTTAACTCTTACTCTTTGATAGTTAGTCTTATATTTATCTGTATGATGAACTCCAAACACTACATTTGTACGATCTGTATAGTTAGATACTTCTTTACCATCTTCAGTTGTAACACTTAGTGTAGCTTTTCTTCCATCACTTACTTCAAACCAAGCTGATGCTGAATAACTTTGTCCTGAAACTAATCCCGTTGCAACTTGAGTTATCATTGCATCTGCTCCATTGTTACCCTCAACTTTTATATGACTATTTCCTTTAGCATTATTAACTATATTTATATGATCTTTTGAAGTGTTACTTGAGGATTTTGTCCAATAATCAAATGAATGACTATCAAATCCCATATCCTTGATTGGACTTCCTGTACTCCATTCAAAATTCTCTTCTACTTGCTTACCTTTATATATAATATATCCTGTATTAGGTTTAACATCTAAAGTAACCTTATTATTCTTTACTTTAACTTCTGTTTCATTAACTTTTCCTAAATCAGTTAATTCATATAAATAAACAGTACTTACATCACTCCAACTATCTGGTAATTCCCACTTTGTTGAAGAGTTACTATCGTTCCAATGGTATATTTTTTCTTCAGTCTTAGCATCCCATGGTATAAATATCTTGTTTCCACGAGCTATTTCTTTACCATCTTTAGTTATTACATTTACTCCATTTTCAACTTTAGAAACAACTTCATTATTAGCTCCAAAGTGTATTATATTATCTTCCCATTTACTTACTGGATAACTCATTAAATATTTAAATGGTAATTGACTTGTAAAGAAATTCTTTACTGTTGCATTTAAGTCAGTTTCTCCTTGCCATCCATTAATACCAATTCTTGAATTTCCTCTAAATAAATTATCTCCACCAAAAACGTCTTGCTCTTGATGATTTACAAATCTAGCAAGGTTACTATTAGTACCATAGCCTCCCTTATAAGCATGGTGAGCCCATACGCTAGTTTGTTGTAATTCTTTAGCATACTCTGATGCTACAGCAAGTCCTAATTCATTTAACTTAGATGTTAATTTATGTGCTGGCCATCTAGCATCCATATAAACATCAACATAAACTAAGTCTAATCCTGGTGCTTTGTTTACTAAATCTTCAAGTCTTTTTCCCATTCCATCTTCTTTATTCATTATGTCATTTTCTCTAATTATTTGTTTAGCACTATCATACCAAGACCATCCCCCAACTGATGATACTAAATTCTCATTATATTGAGGTGCTTCTGGATAAGCTTCTGTATGGTTTATGTGAACTCCAATATTAGCATTATATTTTTCTGACTCTCTTAATAAAGTTTGGAACTCCTTTATTCCTCCTGCTCTTTCACTAATATTTGCAAAATCAGGATGTTGACTGTCATGTCCTTCTGCTTGATATCCTTTTATAATTATAGTTTGTTCAAATCCATCTGTTGATAAATTGAACTTCTTAATATTGTCTAATATTCTTAAGAATGGATATTGAGCATTACTTCCAACATTCATTGCAACAGAACTATAAGAATTATTTACAAGCTCTGAACCAAATCTTTTCTCTGATATATCATCTCTTAAAGCAATTGCTCCATCTTGATAATTAACTTTATTATCAGAATTACGGTCTGCTGTTATAGTAACTTTTGTCCACGGTTCATTAATTATCTCTCCATCTAATCCACGATATAAATACTCATTTGTCCATAATCCTGTTGAATAATGGTCTGAAACTACAAATGTTTGATAATTAACTTGTTGTCTTCCCTTTATTGAATTATTTGAAATACTCGCTGCTAATTCATCATTACTTAATATAGCTATTGATGTATTTTTGTAAGTTTCATCATCACTCTTTGATGTTAAGTTAACCTTTATATCATCATTAGCATAATTAGCTCCATTAAATTCAGCATTTGGATCTGTATTTCTTATTGAAACCAAACTATGATTTGGGAAGTTTATAGTTTCAACCTTTGTAGTACTTTCATCTATATTTTCTATTTTCATTACTAAAGTATTACTTTCTACAGTAAATCTAACATCAAAAGAAAGCTTTAACTTATCTATATTTAACTTATATATTGCTTCATTTCCATTAAATGTTGCTGTTACTGTTGGAACATAATCTTTATTATTTATACTTACGCAATATATAGGTCTTTCTTGACCATACATTTTTTTATTATTATCTAAATAAGTATAATCAATAACTCTTGGGAAATTAGCATCTAATTTGACTTTTAATTTTTCAGATGATATTTCATTTTCAGTTATTTCTCCTGTAAATGTGTCTAAAACTTTTTCGGAGTTAACAGCTAAATATTGATATAACCCAGAATTTCCACCAGCTAATCTTAATCCGCTCTTACCTCTACTTCTTGTTAATTCATTTACAACACCATTAAATATTTCTGCCCCATCTAAATAGATTGTTACAGTATTTTCTACAACCTTTACTTTTACCTTATATGGCTTAACTCTATTGGCATATATTCTTGTACTATCCGTAACTAATTGTCTATTTTGACCATTACTATTTCTAACATACCAGTTTGAACCATATTGATTACCAGAACCGTCTTGTCCAATATATGTCCATGAACCATTTTCTGAATATCTTACTATTACACCTATATTAGCTGAATCTTTTAATGGATCAACAACAAATTCAACTGAACTATTAAATAATTCTGGTGAATTTTCATCTATTAAAATTGATGTTCCATTAGAATTAAATAATAAGTTTCCATCTTTAATCTCTACTGTTCCATTACCTTGAACAACCTGAATTCCTTCTATACCATCTTTAGAAAAATCTCTTAAGTATTCATTATCCCCATCAGGTGGTAATTGAACTTGTAATTTAAATGTTGTTACATATCCATCTCTAAATAAAATACTTATATTGGTATCTCCACTATTTTTAACTTTTTCTATAAATTCTTTTTTTATAGTTATTGTATTATTTCCTAATGTATAGTCTGTATCTAATACTAAATCATTATCTCCTACAAATAATCTATCTATTTCATTGTTTCCAGATAAATTTATAGGAATATCATAAGTTCCTGCATCATTATAAGTTACAAACTTACGATCTGGATTAAGTGTAACTGGACTAAATTCTCCATTTATAAAATAATCAAATGTTACATTGGAGAAGTTTCCTGTATATCCCCAGTTTCTTAAACCTATTTTACCTGGTGTTGTCTTTAACCCTGAAACATTACCTTCAAATACCTTTTCATCATCAATTAATAAAGTAATAAATTCTCCTGCATACTTAATGCTTATTTTATATTCTCTACCAACTTCTAATACCTTATTAAAAGGTAATGGTCCATTATTTGATCCATTTAACCATACCCATGTTCCACCTACATCATATCCAATTCCTGCAAAGCTATTTGGATTTTCATATCTAAATAATAATCCAAAACGTCCTGCATGATTGTTTACAGTAACTCTAGTTTCAATAAATCCATCTTGTACTAAAGGTGCGTTTTTATCTCTAGAAATTGTATTAGAATCATTTCCATCAGCAGCTGCTGTTAGCTTTCCATTTTCTACCGAAAGTGCTCCTGTACCTCTTTCTACAGCCCAACCTCTTATATCATTATCATCAAAGGAAACTAGATAATGACCATCTTCAGTAGATTCTGATGGTTTTTTTGCATAATATAATAAGTTATCATATTTAGCATTAGAATAATTATCTGTGTATCCCCAATGTCTAAATCCTATCTTTCCTGAGTTTACATTTTTTAAATCATTACCTGAATATATTAAAGTATCATTAATATATAGTTCTGCAAATGTACCAGCAAAAGTAAGCTTTAGCCTATAAGTTTGTCCACTTTGTAATGACACAGAATTTTGTGCAATTACAACTTCAGTTTCTACTCCATCTTTAGCATTTTTTAATACCCATTTTCCGCCTACATCATAACCTATCATAGTATAATTGTTAACGTCTACATAACGAAAAACTATTCCCAATCTTCCTGCATTACTCTTAACTCCAATATCAACTTCAATTACACCATCTTGTATACTTGGTGAATTATTGTCTACAACTAGAGTATATTGACCTTGATCTGGCCAATTAGCTGCTTCAATATTAAGTCCACCATCAACGTGGGATATAATACCACCACCATGGACTCTTTCTATGCCTTCTATTCCGTCATTAAAGTCTTTAGTATATTCTTGCCCAACAGTATTTGCATGTGCAACAATATCTAAGTTTGAAACTATTCCACTTATTATAAAAACAAATAAAAGTAAATAGCTCATCTTCTTTTGAAACTTTTTCTTCACTTAAATCCCCCCTTTATTTTTTACCTAATTATGGTGTCAACTTCATTATATTAAACCCCTAAAATTTAATCTTTAAATATATTGCTTAACTTTATAATAATATTGTTAATTCTGATAAATTAGGATAAACTATTTATCATTTCACTATTTTATTCTTAATTTCTTTGCTTTTTTTACATTTCAATATCTAAAATCCTTTTTTTTACAATAAAAAACCCCTTAAATTTTATTAAATTTAAGGGACTTCTTGATTATATTTTTTATTTTAAAAACTTGTTAATCTTCCTTCTGGAAATATTATTTTTACTTTTGTACCTTCTCCAATTTGTGATTTAAGTTCTAAGCCTAACCCTAACTTATCACAAAGATTTTTGCATAAATAAAGTCCAATACCTGTTGATTTACCAAATATTCTACCATTCTCACCAGTAAACCCTTTATCAAAAACTCTATTTAAATCTCTATCTATAATACCTACTCCATTATCTTCTATTATAAGTGCCACTGAATTATTCTCTTTAGTTGAGTATATACTAATCTTAGGCTCCTTATCTCTTGAATATTTAATAGCATTACTTATTACTTGATTAATAATAAATTCTACCCACTTAATATCACTATAAACTATCTTATCTAAACTATTTAAATTCAACTTAATCTTCCTACTAATGAAATCTCTTGAGTTCCTTTTTATAACACTCGTTATTGCTTTATTAAGTTCAAAACTATTAATTATGTAATCCTTACTAACATCATTACTTCTTGAGTAATATAATATTTGTTCAATAAATCCTTCAACCCTATTAATTTGAGTTTTTATTCTATTGGTTATTGGATTTTCATTATTATCTATTATTAATCTTGTAGATGCTATTGGTGTCTTTATCTCGTGAACCCAAGTTTCTATATATTCTCTATAATCATTTTCTTTATCTCTATAATATTTAACTTGTTCATTCATATCTCTACTTACTTCCCTTAGAATATCACATACTATTTTCCCCTCTAAAAAGTTTGGCTTATTTATAACCTCAGGTAATAAATATTTTTTCTCTAAATTATTTAATACACTAATAACTTCATCATAATACCTTTTCTTTTCAAGCATCTCTATAGTTATATATGATATTAATGGTAAAAACCAAATGCAAAAAACTATAAATACTACTGCTAAACTAATTTTAGTTACTAACATTATTATTGAAACTAATATAAATAAAGATATGTTTATAACTAAAAATCCTAACTTATCCTTAAAAAAATCTACTATTTTCATGGCATTATATACCCTAATCCCCTTCTAGTCTCTATAGAATCCTCCATACCTATTTCTTCGAGTTTTTTTCTAAGTCTTGTTACATTTACGGATAATGTATTGTCATCTACAAATAACTCTGAGTCCCATAAATATTCCATTAATGACTCTCTTGAAACAATATTACCCTTATTTTTTATTAAGTAAGATAATATTTTTATTTCATTTTTTGTTAACTCTAAAGTTTTCCCATTACATGTTATACTTCCATTTGAAAGATTTAAACTTATATTTTTATAACTCATTATATCTTGTTCTTTTTTTAATGAACTCCCATATGTTCTCTTCAAAATTGATGATATCCTTGCTAATAATATTTGTGTATTATATGGCTTTGCAACAAAATCATCAGCTCCAAGATTCATGCTCATAAGTTCATCCATTTGATTATCTCTACTTGTAACTATTATTATAGGTATCTCTGACCTTTTTCTAATTTCTCTACATATATAATAACCATCAAATACAGGTAGATTTATATCTAATAGTATTAAATGCGCCTTCTCTTCCTCTATATAATCTATAATATTATTAAAGTTAGTTATAGCTTTAACCTCATACCCATATCTATTCAATAAATTTTCCAACTCTTCTCTTATTACTGCATCATCTTCTATAACTATAATTTTTTCCATAAAAATCAACTCCCT from Clostridium chauvoei encodes:
- a CDS encoding response regulator transcription factor; this encodes MEKIIVIEDDAVIREELENLLNRYGYEVKAITNFNNIIDYIEEEKAHLILLDINLPVFDGYYICREIRKRSEIPIIIVTSRDNQMDELMSMNLGADDFVAKPYNTQILLARISSILKRTYGSSLKKEQDIMSYKNISLNLSNGSITCNGKTLELTKNEIKILSYLIKNKGNIVSRESLMEYLWDSELFVDDNTLSVNVTRLRKKLEEIGMEDSIETRRGLGYIMP
- a CDS encoding sensor histidine kinase, with translation MKIVDFFKDKLGFLVINISLFILVSIIMLVTKISLAVVFIVFCIWFLPLISYITIEMLEKKRYYDEVISVLNNLEKKYLLPEVINKPNFLEGKIVCDILREVSRDMNEQVKYYRDKENDYREYIETWVHEIKTPIASTRLIIDNNENPITNRIKTQINRVEGFIEQILYYSRSNDVSKDYIINSFELNKAITSVIKRNSRDFISRKIKLNLNSLDKIVYSDIKWVEFIINQVISNAIKYSRDKEPKISIYSTKENNSVALIIEDNGVGIIDRDLNRVFDKGFTGENGRIFGKSTGIGLYLCKNLCDKLGLGLELKSQIGEGTKVKIIFPEGRLTSF
- a CDS encoding endo-alpha-N-acetylgalactosaminidase family protein encodes the protein MKKKFQKKMSYLLLFVFIISGIVSNLDIVAHANTVGQEYTKDFNDGIEGIERVHGGGIISHVDGGLNIEAANWPDQGQYTLVVDNNSPSIQDGVIEVDIGVKSNAGRLGIVFRYVDVNNYTMIGYDVGGKWVLKNAKDGVETEVVIAQNSVSLQSGQTYRLKLTFAGTFAELYINDTLIYSGNDLKNVNSGKIGFRHWGYTDNYSNAKYDNLLYYAKKPSESTEDGHYLVSFDDNDIRGWAVERGTGALSVENGKLTAAADGNDSNTISRDKNAPLVQDGFIETRVTVNNHAGRFGLLFRYENPNSFAGIGYDVGGTWVWLNGSNNGPLPFNKVLEVGREYKISIKYAGEFITLLIDDEKVFEGNVSGLKTTPGKIGLRNWGYTGNFSNVTFDYFINGEFSPVTLNPDRKFVTYNDAGTYDIPINLSGNNEIDRLFVGDNDLVLDTDYTLGNNTITIKKEFIEKVKNSGDTNISILFRDGYVTTFKLQVQLPPDGDNEYLRDFSKDGIEGIQVVQGNGTVEIKDGNLLFNSNGTSILIDENSPELFNSSVEFVVDPLKDSANIGVIVRYSENGSWTYIGQDGSGNQYGSNWYVRNSNGQNRQLVTDSTRIYANRVKPYKVKVKVVENTVTIYLDGAEIFNGVVNELTRSRGKSGLRLAGGNSGLYQYLAVNSEKVLDTFTGEITENEISSEKLKVKLDANFPRVIDYTYLDNNKKMYGQERPIYCVSINNKDYVPTVTATFNGNEAIYKLNIDKLKLSFDVRFTVESNTLVMKIENIDESTTKVETINFPNHSLVSIRNTDPNAEFNGANYANDDIKVNLTSKSDDETYKNTSIAILSNDELAASISNNSIKGRQQVNYQTFVVSDHYSTGLWTNEYLYRGLDGEIINEPWTKVTITADRNSDNKVNYQDGAIALRDDISEKRFGSELVNNSYSSVAMNVGSNAQYPFLRILDNIKKFNLSTDGFEQTIIIKGYQAEGHDSQHPDFANISERAGGIKEFQTLLRESEKYNANIGVHINHTEAYPEAPQYNENLVSSVGGWSWYDSAKQIIRENDIMNKEDGMGKRLEDLVNKAPGLDLVYVDVYMDARWPAHKLTSKLNELGLAVASEYAKELQQTSVWAHHAYKGGYGTNSNLARFVNHQEQDVFGGDNLFRGNSRIGINGWQGETDLNATVKNFFTSQLPFKYLMSYPVSKWEDNIIHFGANNEVVSKVENGVNVITKDGKEIARGNKIFIPWDAKTEEKIYHWNDSNSSTKWELPDSWSDVSTVYLYELTDLGKVNETEVKVKNNKVTLDVKPNTGYIIYKGKQVEENFEWSTGSPIKDMGFDSHSFDYWTKSSSNTSKDHINIVNNAKGNSHIKVEGNNGADAMITQVATGLVSGQSYSASAWFEVSDGRKATLSVTTEDGKEVSNYTDRTNVVFGVHHTDKYKTNYQRVRVNFTVPEGSKAATIKLKADGGDNNSWVNIDDVRIMKVGLTNQGEHYLFEDFENVDFGFGAFVSTESDNSHLSETNEPYTDDTISGKYSLKVRSGDYMRTIPATVRFKPNTAYKVGFDYITYRNQGFTAAIKSDKAKEAGDTEKETLKVVDLNNRGNAVLEFTTGDYDDYYLEVRKNNDSSIIIDNLCVDEIVNISKETLKALVNELKALDSKNYTEESFGKLQEKIQSADVVIANDTATEEEIKNAYNDLNSAKDSLVRYATTAEINELKAVIANMKNVNADEYKQDDNWKAFEKAISTAEALVENTNITIIELNNAINELNKAKEKLVPINGVDKSKLTALLEEVKNVNEEDYVNDTNLQDFKQDVIEANAIISNDAATQDEVDYRYNKLKESYDNIIPLNKTTLSDLIEEASKYNEKDYTEESFNVLKEALKVANEVLANETANRKTVVDAESSLRNAIDSLVEGEKPTEVFKKHLEIAVSVAKDVTEAELSKVVPAVANEFKTALVEAEKVLLDENLTQEAIDKAFDRLSKAMHMLSFEKGDKKELIKLVEKINALEEKEYIKATWDNLQKVLEEANLVIEDENDLVNEVNEAYTKLVKALLDLRLKPSKDKLQDLINQTGKLNSKDYTKDSWKVLEDKLAFAKTIMAKEDATAEEIANAEKELDSAMKGLIAKSGNGNNNNSTGGKLPATGTAGVSLGVMGISLLLAGATVYKRKRK